The window GATGAATTTTCTTGATTCAAcccgccgccgctcgcccgcTCCCCTACCATGCTAGAACAAATCTTCTCGACCCCTGCATCATCCTATCCTCTCTCTATGGCATCCTCCATGGCACGCTCCACAAGACCAATCTCCAGGTTTCAATGAGGTGGAAATTTGAAGCCTTGGGGACGCAGATCGAGGCCTTCTGACGGCGCAATTATATGCTTCCCATCGGCTTTGGCGGTGGCAGATCGTGGTGGCTGTGGCGAGGGTGCGTTCGATGAAGCAAATGTTGTCCTAATCCTTCCCTTCGAGGCCATCCTCCTATCCCGTTCGTGGTGCCCTCCCaacttcctcctcctctcctatTGAGCTCCGCCGCCCTGTTTCCTCTCACTCATTTCGATTTGTTGCATTTTTGAATCGGTTATGAATTTGTGCTATATGATCGATGTGCATGGATTTGCATGAATTTGAGGGTTTTGATATGAAGAGTGTGGTTGTCTAGCGGGTCTTTTGAGGGGTTTTCCTGTGCTATCTGAGGTCACGCCCCTTAACGGCAGATCAACAAGACATTGTGTTATTTGTCGGTCAAAAAAAACTTGAGTCTAATATGACTTTGCTATTTACTGGGTTTTTTTTGCATGCTTGTGTTAATGTTGACTGTGTGCATCCTAACTATGTAGAGGCTGGGTGTGTGCTCATTATGTTTGTACCCACTCGATGATTCATCTTGAGCTTACAAAATCCAACCTTTATTGAAAAACTATAAATTACCAATTGTGTTGATCTATTGAAAAAGCTACTGGGCCAAAGTGAGACATTGTGAACAACAACTACTCTATGCTTTTATGTACCTCTTCATGGTAACGTATTGGCAATACAAAAATACACCTAGAATACCTCGATAACAAGTTTTTAACATTGTTATTAAAATATAAGTGATACAAATAATTATACCAACATCATCATTATATTAAATGGTACAAATAATGATACATGCATTGTTTTGATTAAAAAGTCCTCATTATTGAAATAAATAATACAAACAATTCTACAAGCCAATCTCACACACATTATCAATAGTAGCCAGCATAGACATAAAATGTCATGGTTACTATTTGGTAAATTCGAGAGCCCAAAAGTTTCCAAAAATGTAAGTTGATTGGAAGGTGCCGTTGAAACCCGATTCCCTAGCCAGCTTCAGAAACTCTTGCGCAGTTCTCTCCTTCCCTCCCTCAGAGTTATTTAACATCATCACATCGAGAATGTAGAGATTTTGTGCTGCCCTTGTCACCTCTGGAGTAGCCGGCAAGACAAACTCAACAGCGATCAGCCGCCCCTTGTCTGGCAAAGCTTGATGGCAATTTTTTAGAACCTTTATGCAGTCATTGTCGTCCAACATATGGAGTACCGTCTGTATGTACATTCAAGAAATATTCAGTATCTAGAATATGTTATGTAATATTAAACCTACTTTGCTCGAAGTGTAGGTTTAAGTCTGCTCTGCATTCTCAAATATTTAGGGGATTTATTTAGCACAACGGAATGTGCTTTGTTTGTCACAATGAAAACATTGCAGATTCACTATTGTACACGGACGTTGAATTTAATTTTGGCATGTTTTAATTGTTGAGTTGTGGTTCGTTTTGCTTTGTTGCAGTGTTGCATTGTTGAATTGGTGTTGAATTTTGCTATATGATCGATGTGCATGGATTTCCATGGAATTGAGCGTTTTTATATGAGGACTGTGGTTATCCGGCAGGACATTTGAGTGGTTGTGTGGCACTGTCCGACATCGCACCGCGGAGAAAACCTTAGTAAGAGGAAACCTGGGGTTCAATTACTTCTGCACAAGGGCAGCCACCTTGATTGCTTGGACCCTAGATAAATACTTTTATTACTTTACCAATGTGTTTATAGAATTACAAGTCGAATGCATTGTTTGTCCGTAGTAGAAAATTATTTGAAGAAATATTCTATAGACATCGTTCTATATTTTGGTTGAAAAATAGTTTATATATGAAATAATGAGGGTGTATCACGTATCTACCAGGTTTTCAGTAATATTATACTTTACACCATATGGAATACAGAATGACAGAGAAGGGAACTAGATACAGTAGTTCGTATATATATACCTTTAAGAAAATCGCATCTCCAGTGGGAACATTATCAAACATATTTCCAGCTATATGTTCGACACCTGCATTGGGTTGACATTAGCTAATTAAGTTCTCAATTATCTCACAGGAAAGCATAGATGAAAGAACTCAACAATAGAAAATGATACAAATATGATCTAAATGTACAGTCACAACATCCATGCAAAACAAAGAGAATACAGTTGCAATACAAAAACAAGGAAAGACAAAAGAGTTGAGTGATGGGTGTTTGGTTTTGCTGGATAACAACATTTTTTTACCTGATCCCTTATGAACTGGTGACAAAAAGATTGGCGTTGATGCTTTTTCTAGTACAAATTAATCCATTGAACTGAGGAAACTGATGGTATTCCTACTGAGTTGAAAGTTCCGCGGAGACATGCGCACAGCACGTACACACATGTGTGTTGATCATTTGATCTATAGGCTTTAGTACTTAAAATTAAATTGTTGAGTTTACAAGACGCTAATGATGGTGCATACGTGTGGGGAATAAGCCATTTGTGTATACGCTAACAACCAAAAGTACAACCCCTCTAATTAAGATATGCATTCCCAATTTCTCAGGCATTGTATTTGGTAGGCCGACTTGGATGATGATGCCTGGAAAGGAGACTCCAGGCCGGGAAGCAACCCAAACAGTCAGATAGGCCTGGAATAATCATAATAAGTCTAATTCCCTGAGAATATTACAATGAAGTGGTAGAATGTTCAATTATTAATTGATGCAATTTAATAATACGATATAGGATAATCCACTACATTGACACTCGTTCGGGATGGGAACATAAGTTGGGCATGTGGTTTTAGGTCTTCAATTTGAGTGATGAAACATGTGTTATAGTATGTTGTAAAATATATATATTTAGATTCAGCGACGAATGAAAGTGCGAACCTAGTAATTTTATGCAATTTACACATATTTCTATAGTCAAACTGAATGCCTAAAAACCCGTGCCTGGCTTATAGTGCCATGGAGATGTTAAATATGATGTACGCGATGTTTTGCATAATATATAGTATTCCTCATTGTACTATATTCACTAATTCTTATCTGGACACTATCTCCTCCAATTTAGAGAAAATATGTGGTATGTGTTATTGTTTTCATTTGCTCCATTTTCCATCCCTAGGTGTGAACTTTGCATGGAGTCTCCATGCGTACTATATTCAACTAATTATTCTGTTTTATCTCCGTATCCTCGGTTCCCACCAAATGAAGCTTAGGTGAACTCAGGAAGAGTGTGCAATTTTTATCACCCAGGGTAGGTGATATACACATGGAGACTGACATTTTTGGTTTTGTCTTCAGGTGCACTTTGCGGGCCCGTGAACAAACCGGTGTTTGTCTGTTCAGTCGTCTCTCTACTCCTGCCCTTTTAGGGGAATCCATCTGGTTAGGACAGAGAAACAGAAAgaaagagcatggcagaaacTGAAATAAGAAAAgcgcagagagagagagagagatggatgCAAAAATGCTTCCTAGAACTCGCACGTAAAGCTTAAGCGTAGAGGAAAATAGGAGAGTGAGAGATAGAGAGAGCATGTTGGCAGCCCGGGACCAGCTCCCGGTCCATCGGCATAGGTTCAAACGTTTTTGGTGTGCATCATAGAGTCCACTACAAGCAGAGAGTGTACTACATTCCAAAACACGGGTCTGAGGAGAGCGTGGCACtctcccttataaggaggtcctaGCCTGCTCCCGTATCTGAGGTGGGACTAAAGTTACTGGCACTGCCCGAGTGTCGGGATCCTGACACCTCACCCCCCTAGGGAAGCCACCCTTAGGGTGGCGTGGGGGCCAGCTCTAATACCACTTGTTAGCAGCCCAGACTCAGCTCCCAGTCCATCGGCATATGTTCGGACGTTTTTGGTGCGCATCAGACACTCAACTACTAGCAGAGAACCCACTACACCCCGAAAGACTGGCCTGGGGCTAGAAACGGCTCTGACACCACTTGTTAGCAGCCCAAGCCCAGCTCCCGGTCCATCGACATACGTTCGGGCATTTCCGGTGCGCCACAGACACTCCACTGCAAGCAGAAAGCCCACTACATCACAAAAGTCCGGCTTGAGGAGAGTGAGGCACTCTACCATATAAGGAGGCCCTAGCCTCCTCCCGTATTCGAGTTGCGACTAAAGTCACTAGCACTACCCGCGGGTcaggtgagagagagagagcatgcAGTGGTTAGGAGAGTGTGCTAAGAGAGAAAGAGTAAATGAGCCGTGTGTAAAAGTTTATAGAGAAAGCACACAGTATCCTATTCACAAGGTGACGAGACCAAGTCAAATTCATAAGAAGGTGGCGACGTACCGAGAATAGACGGCGCGAGGGAGATGACATGAGGCAGGTCGAAGTTGATGCCCCTGATATGCTTGTACCTGCAGGTGATCATCTCCATGGTAGAACCGGTGCCGCCACCAACATCGACGAGCACGGCCACGTCGTCGAACCCGTGGAAGCGTTCCAACAGCTTGCTGGTCACCATCACCGAGATCTGCACCATGGCCTTGTCGACCACCCCGAGGAGCCGAGGGTTTCTCCCCAAGTGCTCGCCTATCGGAACCCCATGCGTCCTCTTGAACGCTGTTTGTCCGCCTCCCGCTGCCGCCCCCAGCTGCTGCCTTTGAAATGCACGGCGATGTTAGATTCTATAAACCGTAGGCAAATTTTAACATGATCACTCTTACCTCCTCCTTTTACATACGATGTAAAAAGGTAAGAGTTAATCAGACCACTAATTAATGGGATCAACGATTCCGATATATTTTATACTCTTGTCTCATGTGCAAAGAGGAGGTAAGAGGAACGCTATTAAAACTGTTCCAAACGGCAATGGCAATAGCACTCATTCGTATCATAGCTTACCAGGCCATCAAGAAGTCCTGGTCCGTAGTGAACATAGAGTAGGGCGCCAGCGACGGGCCACCGTGGTTGCTGCTGAGCCACCGACACACCGGCGAGGGCTTGTAGTGCCGGATCACCTCGCCGCTTGGACCTGCCTCCGTCACGCACTTGACGATGTCGAAGGAGGCAAGCAGCCGCATGATGCGGTCCACTGGAGCCAACCCGCCAGCCTTGTCCATGGTTGGGAGCCGCGCGGCTAACTCATCCGCTGTAATCGCAAGGCTGCCGGCGTTGCTGAGCGCGTGAAAGATGCCCAGCTCGATTGCTGCTTTCAGGGTCATGGAGACCGCGAAGCTCGTGATGAGCCCCCACGCATGTAACCATGTCCCCTCGTCGTCGTCACCAGCGGCAGGATTCATCCTACTTCCGCGCACAGTATTGTTATCCATTGATACTTGGATGGTGCCTATAGCTTGTATGGTTCCTTGGCGGTGCCTGAAAGAAGGTAAGTATATATAGGGAGAGATCACATATAGTTCTGAATAAATAAAGTGGAGAAATGATGGGTGTTCCCCTATACAACTTCTAAAAGTGCAGGCTGCCACAACTTTGTTAAATCGTGGTTGTGTCACCAAACCGTGTGGAGAAATTGCACAGAAATCACAACGCGACATTAGCTCTTGTTGCCATCTTCTTTGGCCCATTTCTTCCTATGCAAGCCTCACCACTTGACCGCGTCACTAACAATGAAGAGAAGATTCGTTTGTTACTTTCATCCGATGTGGCGCTCGATCAAGTCCAACAATATAACCCATACTTTCTGTGCCACCGCCATGCACACCACAACGGAAATACACGCCGACCTATGCCTGTTTGCAGCTCTTCCTCATCCGTCGCCTCCTCACTGCAGCCGTGTCCTCCCTCCTGGAAACATCTCCTTAAATTTATGTACGATTCAAAATTCATCCATTCGAGGCCGGCAAGCACTCCCAACAATGCCATCCTCTGTGTGCACTAGTTTCCTGCCTCAGTGCACCCTTTTACCTGCCGGAGTGCATCGCTCAAGGCAACATAATCCAGAATGCGCCCCCTTCAATGTTCTATTGGGCCCTCTTGACATGGTAGTAGAACAACCTCAGGATCCCATTTTGCCCGATGGAAATTCACAGGGGCACGCGAGTGCGGGGGCACGCACCTGCCCAGCCCTGCCTGGCCGCTCGATTGCCTCACGGTTCATGTAGTGGTTGAATCCTGCACGGGGGCACAATAAGTTTTAAGTTTCAGTAGTTGAATCCTGCATAGGGGCATAGTAAGTTTTAAGTTTCAGCGTAGAAACTTACGGATTTTGCATATGAAATTTCCATGTTTCAACCAAGTTTTATAGATAAAATTTTAAGCAATTTTCTCTGTTGGTCGTAGAAACAAAATACCGGACTATTCTCGGTAGCGCATACTAAGTTTCAGTATTGaaactttatatatatatatatatatatatataagttgtCAAAATATATTCAAAATGGATCTTATTTGAAAGTGTTGGTCACGAGAAACACGAATATGAAAAAATAACTTAATATAGAATTTTCATTTGGAAGATACATAATTTTGAAAATCAAAAgccaaaataaaaaaaagagcAGTGCTACAGGGACGACACATCTCGCCGAAATCTGGACGATGGATCAAATCATTGTTGGATGGCAGCTTTTAGCAAATCAGCACCGATTAAGATGGACATCGTCCAAATCTCGTCCATGCACCCGCGACTTCCGTGCCCCTTATTCGTCTGCCCTAAATCCTCGTCCTTTTGCCTGGCCGATGTTTGCAGTTGCCTATGGCCAAATTTTTCTTCAGCTTTTGTGCAAAGCATTGGCGGGTAGTACTGCCTGGTTAAATACTCCATCGAGCGAAAGACAATTATACAGTCCAAAaaacctctctctctctatagCTTATCTAAAGGAATACATATTGTCCCGACGTCTCTCTTGTTCAAAGTATTAGTGGCACATTTGATCAGTGCATTTACTAGACCCGTCCAAATGTCTCATAGTGCAGATACGAAAATGGAAGTGGTGTCGCGGCAAACATAAATTGGAAGTTAATAAATGAAACAGCATCTAGTGAACGATTGCGTCAGTTGAATTTGTAGACCAGAGCTACGGGTTACCGCCGGCCGGCCGTGTTGGTTGAGACTTTCTTATACTGCCGGCAACGACGCTTGTCATTTGGTTCGGCGTCACTATGACACCTGCTTGCCTCTATGGATGCATTTGTGCCATTTGGTACGTCCAACAATCTCGGGCTGCTAACGCGTctggttttttttttttttttgcatgacAAGAGCTCGTGTAAGTTGATGTGACAGCAGAAGTGGAACAGTATACCAATTCAAACCGAATTAGGGGCAACAAAAAATCGTACGGGGTCGGAAGCAGAGGTTGATCTCGTGTAGTGTAGTTGATGAGACGGCAGAGGTTCGGC is drawn from Aegilops tauschii subsp. strangulata cultivar AL8/78 chromosome 1, Aet v6.0, whole genome shotgun sequence and contains these coding sequences:
- the LOC120971002 gene encoding caffeate O-methyltransferase-like protein 2, with the protein product MDNNTVRGSRMNPAAGDDDEGTWLHAWGLITSFAVSMTLKAAIELGIFHALSNAGSLAITADELAARLPTMDKAGGLAPVDRIMRLLASFDIVKCVTEAGPSGEVIRHYKPSPVCRWLSSNHGGPSLAPYSMFTTDQDFLMAWQQLGAAAGGGQTAFKRTHGVPIGEHLGRNPRLLGVVDKAMVQISVMVTSKLLERFHGFDDVAVLVDVGGGTGSTMEMITCRYKHIRGINFDLPHVISLAPSILGVEHIAGNMFDNVPTGDAIFLKTVLHMLDDNDCIKVLKNCHQALPDKGRLIAVEFVLPATPEVTRAAQNLYILDVMMLNNSEGGKERTAQEFLKLARESGFNGTFQSTYIFGNFWALEFTK